The following proteins come from a genomic window of Micromonas commoda chromosome 2, complete sequence:
- a CDS encoding nucleosome positioning protein (Predicted homolog of the ACF (ATP-dependent chromatin assembly factor) proteins BAZ1A (Homo sapiens) and Acf1 (Drosophila)) — MSETPSGVIAQQGPRPMEEDADAAATVKRAADEVVGDDEPSAKKPKQEDGPDPAKPAGEGDDDGLGTDDDDDDEPKDDIKRFAARLRPGTLKHTCFVLLQRAGRDGMETNAMLETAEKEGLYVGKNRNVLTTTLSHEPWFVHNPDVKSHWCIRSFLEGPEATEACLAAKPGSEPAGPGRAKGSGKPRKTLTAEEKMAQAAEKAKKATEKAAQSATATAAKVQAKIEAKIHAQLTKGNDDRLKKAAKQLAAETANVAKHQTALEAAEAKAVAAGVAKEDLEKCAEETNKKGAKAKPAKAIAAAKANAGAGPGGPGKSAAEILKEPGAPSTELPERLTIYTGDQGDRHKLMAWKKEVDKFKEKIERERDAYVQKRRKQLRAENAKEGAATGKLIADYIKCFENLEKAKINHFKAEEILRHLKEKSELLKETLHMKAELAKEKLDAKNAKAMAELEAKLAKLEGKKMDEAKAAIEKERIKEMAKAEREAQRKAEKAERDRVKEEEKVARAAAREAEFAARRKQKEDAKKARQRELKYPIDDDTLRTELLAEAAEKGIKPEELTPHPYRELPKPTPIADGALVADEAALADFFEVFGETLGVPDTLNTAEGVRKVIVGCGKELMDLYGCLLRPTLEVSVVGKSRNAARWKRVLSDATWPEVVRQVLKRKKCGKTGVEALGKRPWNDLSPGEHTHALLALSDLCLNSVEYQIKPMIDTRMAAAHKLKSQRINDYIADCQRRKAIENKAKEKRKAIRAKKAAERRAEREAKKAAREAALAAGQKVEDEDDDDDDDDDDESDEEGDGNIDMDADMDDAPDVDVKEEDEPEPEPAEEEKTKAKAAKKAEVKKEPKKEVKKEPEVEPTFELPAHLVAYDGHPDDRKALMAWRAEHNRVSQQLENARREYEKKKRSEARKILEREKMERMRKEEEEEQKRLEAERLEKAKEMEARKKEEKRMKEDADVAVRVRPLGQDRDRNTYWWGIGGVKAALYVEDINGKWFVYTTRQEVKDLMDALHHWGVRERKLKQELKRRIHTINAEFRREAREREDAAADAARRAASGYPKREPRAPSAAATGEQDGLAAARRFMEALCTYAEAAIGARRGPKKSAGDPAAAATDAQSDADAQHWRAFKSRARAAEAHQDVAHLLLELEDALYAMQKIEFMSAEEMEARAAAKEAGEDYESEESDADDDFDDDDENLWEEENQPFHESYEDKIRTGMIYPIWDTHFERRTWREAVSERSPATALAFQAACLEDCAAIFLKAVARHPR; from the coding sequence ATGTCCGAGACTCCGAGCGGTGTCATCGCTCAGCAGGGGCCCCGGccgatggaggaggacgccgacgcggccgcgacggtcaAACGCGCGGCCGAtgaggtcgtcggcgacgacgagccaTCGGCCAAGAAGCCGAAGCAGGAGGACGGGCCCGATcccgccaagcccgcgggcgagggcgacgacgacggcctgggcaccgacgacgacgacgacgacgagcccaaGGACGATATCAAACgattcgccgcgcgcttaAGGCCCGGGACGCTCAAGCACACCTGCTTCGTCCTACTGCAACGCGCGGGCCGCGACGGCATGGAGACCAACGCCATGCTCGAGACCGCTGAGAAGGAGGGGTTGTACGTGGGAAAGAACCGCAACGTGCTGACCACCACCCTGAGCCACGAGCCGTGGTTCGTGCACAACCCCGACGTCAAGTCCCACTGGTGCATCCGGTCATTCCTCGAGGGACCCGAGGCCACGGAGGCGTGCCTGGCCGCCAAACCAGGCAGCGAACCCGCGGGGCCCGGCAGAGCAAAGGGCTCGGGCAAGCCCAGGAAgacgctcaccgccgaggagaagatggcgcaggcggcggagaaggccaagaaggccacCGAGAAAGCCGCGCAGAGCGCCActgccaccgccgccaaggtgCAGGCCAAGATCGAGGCCAAGATCCACGCGCAGCTCACCAAGGGCAACGACGACAGGCTCAAGAAAGCCGCCAAGcaactcgccgcggagacggccaACGTCGCCAAGCACCAgaccgcgctcgaggctgccgaggccaaggcggtcgccgcgggagtcgccaaggaggaccTGGAAAAGTGCGCCGAGGAGACCAACAAGAAGGGCGCCAAGGCTAAGCCGGCAAAGGCGATAGCGGCGGCTAAGGCCAACGCCGGAGCCGGGCCCGGCGGGCCGGgcaagtccgcggcggagatccTGAAGGAACCCGGCGCGCCATCCACCGAACTCCCCGAGCGCCTCACGATCTACACCGGCGATCAGGGCGACAGGCACAAGCTGATGGCGTGGAAGAAGGAGGTGGACAAGTTCAAGGAGAAGattgagcgcgagcgcgacgcgtacGTTCAGAAGCGGCGCAAGCAACTTCGCGCAGAGAACGCcaaggagggcgcggcgaccggcaAGCTCATCGCGGACTACATCAAGTGCTTCGAGAACCTCGAGAAGGCGAAGATCAATCACTtcaaggctgaggagatCCTGCGGCACCTGAAGGAGAAGAGCGAGCTGCTCAAGGAGACGCTTCACATGAAAGCTGAGCTCGCGAAGGAAAAGCTCGACGCTAAAAACGCCAAGGCCatggccgagctcgaggcgaagctCGCCAAGCTGGAGGGTAAGAAGATggacgaggccaaggctgcgatCGAGAAGGAGAGGATCAAAGAGATGGCGAAGGCTGAGCGTGAGGCGCAGCGCAAGGCTGAAAAGGCGGAGCGAGATCGAgtgaaggaggaggagaaagtcgctcgagccgccgcgagggaggcggagtTTGCCGCCCGGCGCAAGCAGAAAGAGGACGCCAAGAAGGCGAGGCAACGAGAGCTGAAGTACCCGATCGACGACGATACGCTCAGGActgagctcctcgcggaggcCGCGGAGAAGGGAATCAAGCCCGAGGAACTCACGCCGCACCCGTACCGAGAGCTGCCCAAGCCAACTCCAATCGCGGATGGAGCGCTGGTGGCTGACGAGGCTGCCCTCGCCGACTTTTTCGAGGTTTTCGGCGAGACTTTGGGCGTGCCCGACACCCTCAATACCGCAGAGGGTGTTCGTAAAGTCATCGTCGGCTGCGGCAAGGAGCTCATGGACCTCTACGGCTGCCTGCTGCGACCCACGCTCGAGGTCTCTGTCGTGGGCAAGAGCcgaaacgcggcgaggtggaagCGCGTTCTCTCTGATGCCACGTGGCCGGAGGTTGTCCGGCAGGTGCTCAAGCGCAAGAAATGTGGTAAGACCGGCGTGGAAGCCTTGGGTAAGCGCCCTTGGAACGACCTCTCCCCCGGCGAGCACACCCACGCGCTCCTTGCTCTCTCCGACCTCTGCCTCAATAGCGTCGAGTACCAGATCAAGCCCATGATCGACACGcgcatggccgccgcgcacaaGCTCAAGAGCCAGCGCATCAACGACTACATCGCCGACTGCCAGCGTCGCAAGGCGATCGAGAacaaggccaaggagaagCGCAAGGCGATCCGCGCGAAGAAAGCCGCCGAGCGAAGGGCCGAGCGCGAAGCCAAGAAAGCCGCTCGGGAagccgctctcgccgcgggccagaaggtggaggacgaggatgacgacgacgacgatgacgacgacgacgagagcgatgaggagggcgacggcaaCATTGACATGGACGCCGAcatggacgacgccccggacgTCGATGTCAAGGAAGAGGACgaacccgagcccgagcccgccgaggaggagaagaccAAGGCtaaggcggcgaagaaggctgagGTCAAGAAGGAGCCCAAGAAGGAGGTTAAGAAGGAACCGGAGGTTGAGCCCACCTTCGAGCTCCCCGCGCACCTCGTCGCGTACGACGGACATCCCGACGACCGTAAGGCCCTCATGGCGTGGCGCGCCGAGCACAACCGCGTGTCCCAGCAGCTCGAAAACGCCAGGCGCGAGtacgagaagaagaagcggtCCGAGGCGAGGAAaatcctcgagcgcgagaagATGGAGCGCATGcgcaaggaggaggaggaggagcagaAACGGCTGGAGGCTGAGCGTTTagagaaggccaaggagatggaggcgcgaaagaaggaggagaagcggatgaaggaggacgccgacgtcgcggtgagGGTCCGCCCGCTGGGGCAGGATCGCGACCGCAACACCTACTGGTGGGGCATCGGCGGGGTCAAAGCCGCGCTCTACGTCGAGGACATCAACGGTAAGTGGTTCGTCTACACCACGCGCCAGGAGGTCAAGGACCTGATGGACGCGCTCCACCACTGGGGCGTTCGCGAGCGCAAGCTCAAGCAGGAGCTCAAGCGCCGCATCCACACCATCAACGCGGAGTTCCGAAGGGAGGCCCGGGaacgcgaggacgccgccgcggacgccgcgcgccgcgccgcgagcggttACCCCAagcgcgagccccgcgcgccctccgccgccgccacgggcgAGCAggacggcctcgccgccgcgcgaaggttCATGGAGGCTCTCTGCACgtacgcggaggcggcgatcggcgcgaggcgggggcCCAAAAAGTCTGCGGgggatccggcggcggctgctaCCGATGCCCagtccgacgccgacgcgcagcACTGGCGCGCGTTCAAGAGCAgggcacgcgccgcggaggcgcaccaggacgtcgcgcatctgctc